Proteins from one Candidatus Neomarinimicrobiota bacterium genomic window:
- a CDS encoding DEAD/DEAH box helicase: MIKLIIDRNTLSIKYFDQEGLGILNKPIHRIYFRGTLGATFNEKLSEWQIEVGVEISLKLQKLIQHLNKYEIDYELDDNCEQILEKIRDEKIEYNEKLVRGKKAKYKIEDNAKKNIKQTLANVFIRELKDFQIHAVHHLLTVENGANFSVPGSGKTTIALAYFQILRQQGKLDSLLVIGPTSSFQPWEDEFKECFGKSAKSIRLAGRPLEERLECYLLAHRYELILLTYHTAANDVDYIIRMLKGRKYLTVLDESHYIKRPKGGKLASASLMLAPFSVRRIILTGTPMPNSPADLWSQFQFLWYNQHPLGSSDRYIYEIRDREQSDVIDALQERVGPLFFRTTKSQLGLPPQTFKIHRCQLSPLQKRIYAGVAARFLKQLSESPQDRNALREWRRARAVRLLQIASNPALLLKKCDEFGLPPIELRSVPLSTAIEHYADYEVPEKIALVSELANEICSSGEKVIIWSTFVHNLQMIASLLTAYNPVIIHGGIALVSDKDEITREGLIKKFKDNPNCEILIANPAACAESISLHRVCHQAIYLDRSFNCAHYLQSMDRIHRLGLAKTQETCYHLIIAKESIDDVVHDRLKQKMQAMHQILEGDIPREFAGYWSEDLGAEEEVDLELVEKHILIFLSRYGS; this comes from the coding sequence TTGATAAAATTAATAATAGACCGTAATACCTTAAGCATTAAATATTTCGATCAAGAAGGCTTAGGAATCTTAAATAAGCCTATACATAGGATTTACTTCCGTGGTACCCTAGGCGCCACATTTAACGAGAAATTAAGTGAATGGCAGATTGAGGTGGGGGTAGAAATATCTCTTAAACTGCAGAAACTTATTCAACACTTAAACAAATATGAAATAGACTATGAGCTAGATGATAACTGTGAACAAATCTTGGAAAAGATAAGAGATGAAAAAATAGAGTACAATGAAAAACTAGTTCGTGGGAAAAAAGCGAAATATAAAATTGAAGATAATGCAAAAAAAAATATAAAACAGACGCTAGCAAATGTATTTATAAGGGAACTAAAGGATTTCCAAATACATGCTGTACATCATCTCCTCACTGTAGAGAATGGTGCTAATTTTTCTGTTCCTGGTAGTGGGAAAACCACGATTGCATTAGCTTATTTCCAAATATTGAGGCAACAAGGAAAATTAGATTCACTTTTAGTAATTGGGCCAACGAGTAGTTTTCAACCTTGGGAGGATGAATTTAAAGAGTGTTTCGGAAAAAGTGCAAAAAGCATCCGATTGGCTGGAAGACCACTAGAGGAACGTTTAGAATGCTATTTACTAGCACATCGATATGAACTTATACTCCTTACCTATCATACGGCTGCGAATGATGTAGATTATATAATTCGAATGCTAAAAGGCCGCAAGTATCTCACGGTCCTAGATGAATCACATTATATCAAACGCCCTAAAGGTGGTAAGCTGGCTTCTGCTTCATTAATGCTTGCCCCTTTTTCAGTACGTCGAATTATTCTCACTGGCACCCCGATGCCTAACAGCCCTGCTGATTTGTGGTCACAATTTCAATTTCTGTGGTACAATCAGCATCCTCTTGGTTCTTCGGATCGATATATTTATGAAATTCGCGATCGGGAACAAAGTGATGTTATAGACGCCCTTCAAGAACGTGTCGGACCTCTCTTCTTTCGAACTACCAAAAGTCAGCTTGGTTTGCCACCTCAAACTTTTAAGATTCACAGATGCCAATTAAGCCCACTACAAAAAAGGATTTATGCGGGTGTCGCTGCGCGATTCCTTAAACAGCTTTCAGAATCTCCACAGGACAGGAATGCTCTTCGCGAATGGAGAAGAGCTAGAGCTGTGCGTCTACTTCAAATAGCCTCCAACCCTGCGTTACTCCTAAAAAAATGCGATGAGTTCGGTCTTCCGCCTATCGAGTTACGTAGCGTACCGCTTAGCACCGCTATAGAGCACTACGCAGATTATGAAGTTCCTGAGAAAATTGCACTTGTATCAGAATTAGCGAATGAGATTTGTTCAAGTGGTGAAAAGGTTATCATATGGTCCACATTCGTCCATAATCTACAGATGATTGCAAGTCTTTTAACGGCTTATAATCCAGTAATTATTCATGGTGGAATTGCCTTAGTTTCTGATAAAGATGAAATTACGAGAGAAGGTCTAATAAAGAAATTCAAGGATAATCCAAATTGTGAAATACTCATTGCTAATCCAGCAGCCTGTGCTGAGTCTATTTCACTACATAGAGTATGTCATCAAGCAATATATCTTGACCGATCCTTCAATTGTGCGCACTACCTTCAATCAATGGATAGAATTCATAGACTCGGGCTTGCGAAAACGCAAGAAACCTGTTATCACCTGATAATTGCCAAAGAATCGATTGATGATGTAGTTCATGATCGGCTTAAACAAAAAATGCAGGCTATGCATCAGATATTAGAGGGAGATATACCTCGTGAATTCGCTGGTTATTGGTCAGAAGATCTTGGAGCAGAAGAAGAGGTTGATTTAGAACTCGTAGAGAAACATATATTAATATTTCTCTCTCGCTATGGTAGTTAA